In Rutidosis leptorrhynchoides isolate AG116_Rl617_1_P2 chromosome 6, CSIRO_AGI_Rlap_v1, whole genome shotgun sequence, the DNA window TGAATGACACAAGCTTCTGGCGGGCCATAGGTTGCGGTCTTAGATTGCAATTTTTTTCATATCTAGCATTCACAAATAAATTCCACATTTTTTCATATATCCCAAACACGAACTCTTTGCGATGTTTTTTTTTCTTCCACGAAATTCTCAAGGTTCAAACATAAAATGTCACTAAACTCTCACCATTTTACAACCCATCTCATACATCGCTTGCACGTTTACAATGTATCATGGGTGGCTCCACCATCTCTAGATTATCATCACACAAAGGACAACAAACAAAATTCAAGCTAACTTATCGTTTATCAAGTTCAATATATAACGGCAACCTTTGTTTATTGGCACACCAAATGAGTTCTTCGACCTTATTCATAATATAGCGATTGCAAACTGTTGCTGCTGATTCTCATGAAATCATTTCATAGACGTTTCTTGAGATCTTATTCTATAAAGCAAACTAACTCCGATTCTTAAATAATCAACATCACTTATACTACTATTGCAACAAAAGATCAATAATAATAGTTGTTTGAGAACTTATTGGTATGACCTCAACATGAACTATATCACCATTCACCATAAAAAAAATATTACAGTAAAAACAAATAAGAGTTGTTTGAGAACTACGTAGTAATTGGTATAACCTCAACATGAACTATATCACCATTCACCAAAAATACGATTTGAGAAGTTAATAGAGGTTTTTTTTTTCTTAACCTtcaatggtactgccaacatcgtcgcaAATTCGGTTTTCTCCTAATGTGTGtaggtgacaaatgagagcattcaatgtcgatatcgccgttcaaaaaaataaaataacaattatataaatATCACTAACTTGTAGAGAAATTTTTTTTACAAAACAGGGGAGATTTCACTTCACTTACAAATTTTCACTAAAATTTACACAAGTCTGAAATTTACAcatagagttgtaatcacttgaatccataaatttgcttgaaaacaaagtgaccaatgagaacgcgacatgtggcgcgaaaatcacatgtgattggaaaaaaaaattcgaaaaataactttttttttcgaatttttttttgaatttttttttttaaaatcatgtgtgattatgcatgtcaatcacatgtgattgtaaacctaatcacatgtgattatgcatggcaaatccaatcacatgtgattgtacaattcaatcacatgtgattgtgcaggtaaataacATGTgattgcaataaaataaaataaaaaattttaaaaaatcgaaaaaaatttaaaaaaaaattttcgaaaaaaattttttaaattttttttccaatcacatgcgattttcgcgacacgtgtcgcgctctcattggtcccttgaatctcaacttaatttatggactcaaatgaatattcctctttacacatatataaagttattGAATTCGAAAATTAAAAGGTAAACAAGGTCAAACCCAAAAATAAAACTCCGTACAGTAAAGAGTATTGAAGAGTTAGAAGAGCCCTAATTCAAATTAGTCCTGAATAAAAGAACATATACAATTGCCCTAAAACAAAATCAATTCAGAATTACATACTCCTGTAATTTTCaatccaccaccaccatcatcatcatcattatcatcatcatcttctcaaAAAATTCTTAATCCCACAATCATGAAACCCCAATCTTTTTCCCCTAAAAAGATGTTCAAGTCTTTATGTAAGTCTTTCTCTTTATTTTCAtcaaattcatatttttttaatcTTTATCactaactaattcaacattcatgcAGCTCGGAAGAAACCCATCACCGGTGGAACACTCCGGCCGTTCAAAGACTATTATTCCGATTGGATCACAACCCTTAAACACAAACACCTCCCTAATCTACACCATCACACGCACTCCAACACTTCAACCCCAAATCTTTTATCCGCACATGTTGAAATCATTCACCATCATTTCAAATCATACTATTTAGCCCTTGATCTTGCAGCCACTGCTGACGTGTCACAAATTCTATACCCTGTTGATCATCGCAACCCTATTGAAATCCCATTTCTTTGGTTGGGTGATTTACATCCTTACCTTTTTACGAATCTTATCAGATCTTATCTTCTTCAACATGATGATGAGTTATCAGATCAAGaaaatgaagaagatgaatatgATGGTCAGGAGCATGATCTTGAAGATTATGATCAACAGAATTATGATCAAGAAGATGAAGAAATTGAAGTGGGTGAATCTTGCGAGTTTTTAAAGAAACAGTGGCCATTAATGAATGCATGGAAGATTCAATCTCATAAATTAACGTCTAGAATCGATCAAATTGAACGCGGGTTGAGGTTAATGGTACCTGCATTAATGAACAGGGTTAGGAAAGCACAATTTGGGTTTGTTGAGAAAGTGGGGTCCGGCGAGGTGACGGCTGCTACGGCTGCGGCCGAATTGGAAGAGGAAATGGTGGGTATTGTTATGGATGCAAATAGGTTAAGGAAAGATGTTATATCAGAGATTGTTAGTGTTACAAGTCCTTATCAAGCAGCTTTGTTTCTTGAAGGGTTAGCCCAATTTCTTGTTGGAATTAGAGATGGGAAATTGTTGCAAGAATTCAAGAACTGTAAAACGCCAATCAATAAATGAATTTGGAGTATTGGGTTCTGTTGTTTATGACTTTTTTGAGATGATTGAAGATTAAAGTTTGGATCTTGATGATATTAATTTGGTATTTTAGTTAGGAATGTGTTAATTTCAAGAACTCAGATTTTGAATAATCCAATTTGGTTATGGTTATGATCATGGGTTATGATGTTAATGATGATCTTGAGAAGATTGAACGTTAAAGTTTGGATCTTGATGATTTTAGGGACATTTCAGAGATGCCCTGTCAAGAATCAAGATTTTAAATTTCCTTTATGAATCCTCAAGGGTGTGTGTAATTATAGTTTTTGATTTCTTTTATCTTAGTGTTGTCGAAGAGTCGTTTCAGTAGTTTCCAACTTAATAGTTGAAATCTGATTGTATGAAATGAGAGATATATAGTTTTTGAATTTTTGATAGATCTGATTGTATTCAAGGTAAAAAAATTGTATTCTATGTTTCTTGAAGTAGTAACATCATTCATACTGTTTGTACTATGAATTTGGTACTGCAGTTATCAAATTGCTTCAATCCATATCTGAAATACAGACAGTTAGGTTAATATGTTTTCAATGATTAACATTCTTTTAATCTGATACTACATCAGAATCTGGCTACTGTTTTGTTGTAGTCTGTAGCTAGGATATTTGGCCATTCAATTATTGATATGGACTACTattgtatatacatgtattaaGATATTCTGGTAAGTAATCACCAATAGTTAAGGTTGTATTTGACAGTCAGTCAGGTCTAGACCTGACTAAATAAGCTGTGTTGTCTCTCCTTTTGGAAAATTGTGTTAAAATCGTGTGTTTTCACCAACTTTGGATACCATGTATATAATATGATCGAGTGACATATTAATAACCTTTTAGCGATTTTTTGTAGCCCTTGAAAAGGACTTTACGACGAACTAAAATGTGTTCAAAATGGAATAAAGGTGAATGAGATACATGCTCTCAAAGTTGATTGTTTGATGCAAACTTCTTCAATGGGAATTGGAACTTGTCCTACATTCCTGAGACGGAACAAATATTTAAATGAAATGAAGACATTGCCCTCGTTATATATTGCATTGATGTTTCTGGCCTTAGTAAAAAGTTGTTGAGTACAATCTTAAGTCAAGCTAATTAGCAAATACAGTACTAAccttgacttaaaactaaatagggGTTGCAACTGTTCAATAAGTGATACAATTATATTGTGCAGTTGTGTTTTCAAAATAGGAAATGTACTAATTTCACTCTTTTATTTCTTTCTCTTGTGTATGCTGGAAGCATTAATACTCACGTGTATTAGCGACTAGTTAGATTTGAACCTCAGACCTCTTGTTAGAATAAAAATAAATAACCTTGTGGCTCTTAAGTCTTCCTTATAAGAGTGCTCCCAACCGTCCGCCCTCATCCTCCGCCCACCTCCGCCCACCCTGGGTGCCGTTGGCACCAGGACCGCCCAGGGCCCGCCCAAGAACCGCCCAGGTTGTTTCGTCCAGCTGGTTTTCTTTTTTGAGCATAATTGAGGGCGGTAGGAAACGGGTATTTTGACCCGTTGAGAGCCACCAACGGCTATATCTCCACTCCCAACGGCTCTAACGGCTATTTCCCccttttttatttatgttttttttttctccCTTTTTTTACTCTATTTATACTCCACATTTCAACCCCATTTTTCACACAACTATCTCATATTACTTCTCCATTTCTAATATTTTTTCTCACATCTATCACCAaaaaaatgagttccaaaaaaacACCAAACAAAGGAAAATCGAAACAACGTCCGGTAGTTCAAGATTCAAATTCGGTTAGTCGAGATATGATGCAAATGCTACTCGATAACTCGCAACAAACTACCGGGTTTTCTCGTTTTGCAAATACTAATGCATTTGCGGGTATGTTCGGAAACGTCCATCAACAACAATCTCAAAATGTTCCACTCTACCATAACCAACAATCTCAAAATGTTCCACTCTTCCCGAACCAACTCTCTCAAAATGTTCCAATTTACCCGAACCAACTCTCTCAAAACGTTCAAATCTACCCGAACCAACAACAAACGAAACAAACACCTTATTATCCTAGTCTCCGTGACGAATCGTCCGACGAAGAAGTTCCCGAAACACCACTCCAAAATGAACCCGAATCCGAACCCGAGCtcgaacccgaacccgaacccgaaagTGATCCgaaaggaaaaggaaaaggaaaagtggTAGAAAAGAAAGTGAGGTGTCCGAAGACCGCGTGGACCGACTTGGAGACAAAAATTTTAGCCGAGCGTTTTGTATATGTTTCCGAACACCCGAGTGTCGGAAACGACCAAAGTCATACTTCATTTTGGGGAGAATTTCGAAGACAATACAATTCGATTGTCCCGGTGAAAAGACGTCCGGATCAAATAAGTGGAAAATGGTCGAAAATGCAAAGGGATGTCAAGATATGGATCGGTATTTACAACAAATACGAGAGAATGTGGGAAAGTGGTTGTAATAATGACGACATTATGTCCGCGGCACGAATGGCTTTCAAAGCGCAAACAAAGGGACGACACTTTGCGTTTGAGGATGCGTGGCGAGTGTTAAGGAATTGCCCGAAGTTTTTAGAAGGCGAAAGTATTTCGAGTAGCAACAAACGAAAAGAACCCGATCATATACCCATTAATGATCAAACCGAGGGAAGTTCCAACCCGAACACCAGCATGCACCCCGACCCAACTCAAATGGAAAATTTGTTAAAGGATACCGACCCAATCCGACGTCCACCAAGTCGAGCTAAAAGTCAAAGGGACTCGTACTCATCCGATGCCGCGAGCCGTATGTCCTCCGAAGAAGCTCGCTTTAAAATTGCTCAATGGTCCAAGCTTCACAAGATGTGGCGAATCAAACCATGAAAAAGCTACAAGATGATAGCAACATGCGGACTATGTTTAAAGGGTTGAAGCTTCTTTCCAAACCGGTGTCACGAGATTTGCCTCCCGATGAATACGAAATGCTAATGCTTGCTCGAGACAAAATTAAGAAAAAATATGCGAAGAAATTGCAAAACATGAACgacgacgacgacgagtagtttgattattTGGCtttctagtattttttttttaattgtcgtAATCTTTTAATTTTAAATCGTCATaatgttttaaattttaattattgtattttttttaattttaatgaaatggtagttttatgttttttatttttaatttatcatataaatattaataattatttgataatataaaataattcaaaaataaaataaaaaaatggaaggaggagtgtctttgttgggagtgtttagtcctgggtttagtcctgggaaggaagtgagatggaggtgctgatgtggcgctgaatggtTGGTTAGTCCTGGAAGACATTGTGTCATGGTTGGGAGCACTCTAAATAGAAATCAATTTTAAAGCTCAACAAATATCCAAGTTTTTATTACGAAGAAGAATTCATCGTCAATTGCTTATAAACTAGTTTTGTAGGCCCCACGATGTTGGGGCGATTGAAAAACAATGATCTTAATAATCGAGTATAAACAATAAACCAAATTTCCATCCAACAAACTACCTTAAACTCTCTTGAAACTTTGTAAACCATAGGAAGACAAAAAAAACCTCTCACCCTCCAACTCCCAAATATGTCGCCGCCACCACCATTACTCCGGCGAAACCGACCAACTCCGGCAACCGGATTTTACCATCGTACCTCTGTCCATTAAATCCGACGCACCTCCGTCCACTACTCATCTCCCGCGCTGATATGCTTCAATCTTCACCCGAAATCAGGCCTTCGGATATGTTGGGTTCTTACcactatttttttctttttataaacgCCCGAAGACGGTGGCTAGGGTACATCGCCGACAGCGGTGGTCCGCCGATCACAACCCAAATCACCATGATGTTAAGATAAGTTGCGCTTCTCTATGTatcaaaattttatttttagatttaaTTAATTTTCTTAAGATGTGAGATCTTTTCTTTCTAGATCTGATTTTGTTTTGCGTTTACATATCGCTTTTGTGTTTTGATTACTTTTTTTTAACCTTTTTTTTCCAGATTTGGGTGATAGTGGTAGTGACTGACGTCGGTCGCTGCTTGAAGTCGCCGCTGTTGACGATCATTTGAGAAAATAGATTTTTTAGCGTTTTCGCGCGTCGTTGCGGGTTGTTATTTTGTGTTCGTTTATTACGAAGAATGATAAAGTTCGTGTGAAGCTATTAACATACATGTAATGTGTACGAAATTGTTATAGAATAGTTGTTAAGTAGCTATCTTAAAAGTTCATTAGTCACATAATTTTTGCATTTAACGGTATTAAAATATATGTCAAGTAGGTACGTTATAAATTAATTACTAAAATGCTTGTTATCTTTTTGGTTTgcgtggttggctctttgcttgcgcaacaacttccacccggcatgctctcgagttgctgtccacaaggtcttttggctctatttattgaggcaacgacaagtgtcgttttagtggcgtcttgactgccgctcagagcctaaattgattcttaggcatgctttaaactccatgaaaatctgattctaccattttcatggcgtccccccccccctttttttttttatctatatatttatctatttattttattattttttttatttatctttgtattttttaatttattttttaatttctattttttagttttaaatttaaaaaaaaagtctttttttagccggaggtcctcacggaagcaatctctctaccctggagtagagagggggatgaatttcctttcccgtgggtggagaattctctcgactcgtggtaacagaaacgacttctcttctagtttagggtagaggaaggattgtctacatcttacctcccccatacctcgcaggcgcgggattgggtattgttgttgttgttgttgttgttgttgtttgatagAATATGCTTTTAAATGATTTGGTAAGTCAAAATTTTAGAGAGTAATAAAAGGAATCAATAtcttttcatatttccattttcatatactatatatactaaaaatattatttattatattatatattatatactacaaAAATAAGCTAAAAATGTACTCCTTAACTTGAACCCATATTGAAAATAGCGCTGGTATATAGTAAATAAAAAAAGGTTTTAGTTGTTGTCATTTTACCCATCACGAGTAGATCTTGTATTCGGTGGTGCTTGTGGGGGAGGTGAGTGTTGTTTGGGTTGTTGGGGGACTGGTCCTCGTCGTTTTTGTGCCGGTAACCTATTAACCGGCGTCGATTCTGGTCATCGGAGTTTCGTTCTTCAATATCGTGTGTTACTCCCTCCGACGGTTGTATGCCATTATCGGACTGGATCCGCCTTGCTTCTGCTACATCTGTTCATGGTCTCATCTTCATAAATTCAGGTTAGAGTTTGTAGGCTCGTGGATGATTTATTGTACTGGTTCGTGATTTTAAGACTGTTGAGGTTCCTTCAGTTATGGATGATTTGGTCTTTCGTGGGTTCAGCTGGTTGCAACTGAGACTATTGGCTCCAGAGTTTGGTTGCCTAGTTCTCATTCCGTTTTCGGGTTTCAGATGCTCTGTGATGTGTTTCTTGGGTATTTTTGGGTTCGAGGTTTTGAAGTGGTAGCAGGCGGGGTTCTATTCGTGGTTTTTATTTCTCGGTTGCGTCGTGTGGTTGGTTGTGTTCTCCTCCTCTTCTGGTGGGTGATCGTGTTCATCATGTGGTGGTCCCTCTGTCTTGGTTTGTTTCTTGTATAACCATCTTGACATATTACATTATCACCTCTCGATTTGATTGTGTGGTTGGAGCTTGGTTTCGGTGGTTTCATGTTTGTTGTTCGTGTTTGTTAAAAATCGTGATTTGGTTTCGGGGGCTTCTGGTGTCGTGATTGTTGTTTGTGTGCTCCGATTCCATATTCTCTATCGAGTGTTTGCCCTTACGTGATTTGTAATGTGTTATGGTTGTTTATCGAGAGAGTTTCTTGATAGTTGGATCTTTCATTTGTCGTGTTCGTGAAAGTCGCGTTTATGCCAATTCGAGTGAGGTTTAGGATTGTTGAAGTCGTGTCATGTTTAGAGGAGGATACCATATGTCGCGTTTGTTAAAAATCGTGTTGCCAATTCGAGTGAGGATTATCGTGTCATGTTTAGTTTTGTGTCTAAGAATTATGTCGTGATGAAATCATTGTAACCCCTAGCATCTTgctagtttattaatatataataatatttactgttgtctataaaaaaaaatcataaaatatTGTACTCATACaataagtaaataaaaaaaagGTTAGTAGGTAGTTGGTATCTCTTTTTACGGACTATTATGTTACCATGACTTTTGTCCTCATTTAAATTAAAAACCTTCTATCTACTGGAGtactatctataatctataataccCTTCATTTTCTAACCCAATCTCAAACCATAAACAAAAAACCTCCCGCTCTCCTCCTCCCAATTCCACCTTCGCCGCCTTAACTCCGGCGAAGCCATCTAACTCCGGCTAACCTACCCTACTCCGGCCACCTCTTCAACCACCTAACTCTTGTGCTCCTCCGTTTACCACCTAACTCTAGTGCACCTCCGTCACCACCTAAGTCCGGAACACCTCCGTCACCACCTAAGTCCGGAACACCTCCGTCACCACAGAGCTCTGCTTACCTCCGTAGTCGACCAGATCTATGCTTAcgatttgtttttaatttttccggCAAACCTCCGCACCCGGCTCATTCCGTCAAGATCTACTCCTACAGGtacattatttattttttatttttctgccaCATCTCGGATCTACTCCTTCCGGTTCATTTATTATGTTTTTTTTGCCataatgttaatataaaatatattaacatAATAGATTAACAAAAATTGATTGACCAATCTTAGATGTTGTTTAATTTTTTCTGtattatcttcaagttctatttctatttttctttTAATGGAGATAGATGTACGATTTTATGTGTGTTAAAAACAGATTGATTTCAGATTAAGTGATAGATTAAGCGACAAAAAGCTTACTTAATGAATTTAGAGGTGCGAAGAAACAGATCATtaaatgaaaaataaaaagaaGTTACTTTGATTTTCAAAAAGCTATTTATTCTTTTACATTAATCTTattaaaaaaattcaaattttattTGTAAAGAAACATTGCACTAATGAAGACCATATATCCGAGTCAACAAAAATAGTACAGATCACACTTGTTTTTCCAACTATACATGCCAATTTCATGAAACACCACCACTCATAAACTATCTAGCTTCCACAGGCAATATATTTAACTAAACCATGATTAACTATACCACAGTTTGCTTATCTTTACCTACCTTTAGCCACAGTTCTTTCCAACAAAACCGTGTGATGTCCTTCCATTTCCTTTTACTCTACGCATCTTCCTCTCATTTTCATCTTCCTGAGATACTCCCTataacataatgcatgttttacggtcataaaatttttaattaaaggtCCCTGTGGAGAAGAAGACGACATGGACAGGTAGTACCGTGTACGTGTACGTCGGAGAGACCGCCAGATGTTTTACCGGTCAATATCTGAGTTATGTAACCGGCTCATCGGTATCGTCTCTTTCTACAAAAGTTACACAATAGCCCTCTTAACAACTACTGAATGATGAACATGTCCTTTTGAACAGTATCAAGTTAACTTGCTTGAAACAGATCATTTTTTTATAGTTCGTTTAGTACTTATGATCGATGGTTGATGGCGGTGATGGACCGAGTTTTTGTAGGTCGATGGTGGTGAACGGAATCTAACGGTGGTGGTGGCCGGAGGTCAACAACGGTGGTAACCGGAGCTAGATCGTGGCGTTGGCTCTACACCCAACCATCGCACCCCATATATAGATCTGATTTATTTTTTCAGATCTGAATATTTTATCAGgtccgttttttttttaatttacctTTTCTTGTTTTAACTTTGACTTGTCCATGTATAATTTTTTATGCATCAGTTAGTATGTAAAAATTTCAATTGCTTTGCTTAGATCTTGGTTTAAAAATTTCAATTGATTTGTTCATGTTTACATACTATATATAAGTGATGTATGTGAGAAAAAGGGAAAAAAA includes these proteins:
- the LOC139855884 gene encoding protein INAPERTURATE POLLEN1: MKPQSFSPKKMFKSLSRKKPITGGTLRPFKDYYSDWITTLKHKHLPNLHHHTHSNTSTPNLLSAHVEIIHHHFKSYYLALDLAATADVSQILYPVDHRNPIEIPFLWLGDLHPYLFTNLIRSYLLQHDDELSDQENEEDEYDGQEHDLEDYDQQNYDQEDEEIEVGESCEFLKKQWPLMNAWKIQSHKLTSRIDQIERGLRLMVPALMNRVRKAQFGFVEKVGSGEVTAATAAAELEEEMVGIVMDANRLRKDVISEIVSVTSPYQAALFLEGLAQFLVGIRDGKLLQEFKNCKTPINK